The nucleotide window ATTGCCACCAAAGGTGGAAGTATGGAGGAGGGCTTTATCCATGCCGCCGTAGGCTTTATCCCAGATGACCGGACGGGCGATGTAAGCGCCGATGGGCATGACACCGCCACCCAGGGATTTGGCCAGACACATGATGTCCGGCACTACGTCTTCATACTCGCAGGCAAAAAGACGACCCGTACGCCCGAAACCCGTTTGAATCTCGTCGACAATCAACAATGCCCCGTAACGATCACATAGTTCCCGCGCACCTTTGAGATAGCCGTCGCGGGGAACAATCACACCGCCTTCGCCCTGGATGGGTTCTACGATAAAGGCGGCCACATCGCCCCCCGCCAGTTTGGCTTCCAGGGCCTCCAGATCGTCGTAGGGCACCGCCTCGCAACCGGGTAACAGGGGGGTGAAGGGGCGCTGGTATTTCTCCCTTCCCGTGACCGATAGAGAACCAAAACTTTTACCGTGGAAAGAATTTTGGCAGTAAAGGATTTTAACTTTACCGGTGGCGGCGCGTGCCAGTTTGAGGGCGCCCTCCACCGCTTCAGTCCCGCTGTTGCAAAAAAATACCCGTTCCAGATCCCCGGGAGTAACCCGGGCCAGGTTGTGGGCCAGGGCGGCGGCCAGGGGATTTAAAGAGGCCTGCAGTATATTCGGCCGTTCCATCACCTTCTTTACCGCATCCAGCACTTCGGGCGGGTTATGACCCAGATTTAAAGCTCCGTAGCCGCCTAGAAAGTCAAGATAGCGATTGCCCTCCCTGTCCCATACGGCAACGCCTTCTGCCCGAATAAAGGCTTTATCAAAATCCAGCAGGGACAGCATACC belongs to Moorella humiferrea and includes:
- a CDS encoding aminotransferase class III-fold pyridoxal phosphate-dependent enzyme, which codes for MEFSRQEVRDLYRRHVNPGLAGMLSLLDFDKAFIRAEGVAVWDREGNRYLDFLGGYGALNLGHNPPEVLDAVKKVMERPNILQASLNPLAAALAHNLARVTPGDLERVFFCNSGTEAVEGALKLARAATGKVKILYCQNSFHGKSFGSLSVTGREKYQRPFTPLLPGCEAVPYDDLEALEAKLAGGDVAAFIVEPIQGEGGVIVPRDGYLKGARELCDRYGALLIVDEIQTGFGRTGRLFACEYEDVVPDIMCLAKSLGGGVMPIGAYIARPVIWDKAYGGMDKALLHTSTFGGNTLAVAAGLAALESILEKDLAKRAAALGSFFLEKLRRLKGKYTIIKDVRGRGLLIGLEFNQPVGGWLDRLTRGKVNALAGEYFGSLVAGELMNKHHIITAYTLNNPNVIRLEPPLIVTEEEMQQVLTALESILSGYGFIGVTLSSAKTVLGSLLKR